In one Drosophila pseudoobscura strain MV-25-SWS-2005 chromosome X, UCI_Dpse_MV25, whole genome shotgun sequence genomic region, the following are encoded:
- the LOC6900436 gene encoding uncharacterized protein — protein sequence MFQTGRHFWPFKSNNPEHRRRFVLKVYLQFVFFLLIALFHWVLMITVLGTWTVWLVRDHSAALILAFAVGVFLFLLFSLSRQMRSLCFLNWLTTLVIVEFLVQPMALLIVPTDLLYLLAGFLIVSLVVVLFTLLAAIMPCDLTEGGIFFLILFMSVFLLGVYCIVLYSVIGLNWSFYVFAFLFAVMLLAFLMYHVQCIMGGRSTEAELADDKYAALLLFNEFVALFMLCLYWRPNMDHVPTMSICTTTSSP from the exons ATGTTTCAAACCGGAAGACACTTTTGGCCCTTCAAATCGAACAACCCCGAGCATCGCCGGCGGTTCGTTCTAAAGGTTTACCTACAGTTTGTGTTCTTTTTACTCATTGCTCTTTTTCACTGGGTCCTCATGATAACAGTTTTGGG AACCTGGACCGTTTGGCTGGTGCGCGACCATTCTGCAGCCCTCATTCTGGCATTTGCCGTAGGCGTTTTCCTATTTCTACTGTTCTCGCTCAGCCGTCAGATGAGGAGCCTGTGCTTCTTGAACTGGCTGACGACTTTGGTTATC GTGGAGTTTCTGGTGCAGCCCATGGCATTGCTAATCGTCCCCACGGACCTTCTGTATCTGCTGGCCGGCTTTCTGATCGTCTCACTGGTAGTCGTCCTGTTCACGCTCCTGGCAGCCATTATGCCG TGCGACCTTACTGAGGGAGGGATCTTCTTTTTAATTCTGTTCATGAGTGTCTTTTTGCTGGGCGTGTACTGCATTGTGCTTTATTCAGTCATCGGCCTGAACTGGTCGTTTTACGTCTTCGCTTTCCTCTTTGCCGTTATGCTGTTGGCC TTCCTAATGTATCATGTGCAGTGCATCATGGGAGGCAGAAGCACCGAGGCCGAGCTCGCCGATGACAAGTACGCGGCGCTCCTATTGTTCAACGAATTTGTGGCTTTGTTTATGCTATGCCTTTACTGGCGACCCAATATGGACCACGTACCAACAATGAGCATATGCACCACCACAAGTTCGCCTTAA
- the LOC4813610 gene encoding uncharacterized protein isoform X1, giving the protein MDRTSSSSVAELGEGDGAAGGAKATGTAHQEYAEALSLSSQPRKRRWNIRSCSWSTLDLLTVAAIVTALLLILGAIYMHLKQRPHLGRLHITRKEKEKELVAVDTESLPVSLDVAAGVAAQSITTFRPSVLEPSGDCLPCIAVAATDNHPAMCGGRPCGIYRISWLYWMDAQGTSDPDSALTQADYEECVPVASCAEGLVRSYVKRFGYDCDGDGLIGCRDHVMLHLNGPTGCRMGKPLAALAERRMNKCFTQKNIQ; this is encoded by the exons ATGGATCGAACTTCAAGCAGCAGTGTGGCAGAGCTTGGCGAAGGCGATGGAGCTGCCGGGGGGGCCAAGGCGACGGGGACGGCCCATCAAGAGTACGCCGAGGCCCTGTCCCTTTCCAGCCAGCCTCGCAAGCGGAGGTGGAATATTCGCTCGTGCTCGTGGAGCACCCTGGATCTCTTGACTGTGGCGGCTATCGTCACCGCCCTGCTGCTCATCTTAGGCGCCATTTACATGCACTTAAAGCAGAGGCCCCATCTGGGGCGCTTGCACATCACGcgaaaggagaaggagaaggagctggTGGCCGTGGACACGGAGTCATTGCCCGTTTCTCTGGATGTTGCAGCTGGCGTGG CTGCCCAGAGCATAACTACATTCCGGCCATCGGTTCTGGAGCCGAGCGGGGACTGCCTGCCATGCATCGCTGTCGCCGCCACGGACAACCACCCAGCAATGTGCGGGGGGAGGCCGTGCGGCATCTATCGCATCTCATGGCTGTACTGGATGGACGCCCAGGGGACTAGTGACCCGGACAGCGCACTTACGCAGG CAGACTACGAGGAATGCGTGCCAGTTGCCAGCTGCGCCGAGGGGCTTGTGCGGAGCTATGTGAAGCGGTTCGGCTATGACTGCGATGGAGACGGGCTGATTGGGTGTCGGGATCACGTAATGTTGCACCTGAACGGACCCACGGGCTGCCGCATGGGAAAGCCCCTAGCCGCTCTGGCCGAGCGACGAATGAATAAGTGTTTCACCCAAAAAAACATTCAGTAG
- the LOC4813610 gene encoding uncharacterized protein isoform X2 — protein sequence MDRTSSSSVAELGEGDGAAGGAKATGTAHQEYAEALSLSSQPRKRRWNIRSCSWSTLDLLTVAAIVTALLLILGAIYMHLKQRPHLGRLHITRKEKEKELVAVDTESLPVSLDVAAGVAAQSITTFRPSVLEPSGDCLPCIAVAATDNHPAMCGGRPCGIYRISWLYWMDAQGTSDPDSALTQDYEECVPVASCAEGLVRSYVKRFGYDCDGDGLIGCRDHVMLHLNGPTGCRMGKPLAALAERRMNKCFTQKNIQ from the exons ATGGATCGAACTTCAAGCAGCAGTGTGGCAGAGCTTGGCGAAGGCGATGGAGCTGCCGGGGGGGCCAAGGCGACGGGGACGGCCCATCAAGAGTACGCCGAGGCCCTGTCCCTTTCCAGCCAGCCTCGCAAGCGGAGGTGGAATATTCGCTCGTGCTCGTGGAGCACCCTGGATCTCTTGACTGTGGCGGCTATCGTCACCGCCCTGCTGCTCATCTTAGGCGCCATTTACATGCACTTAAAGCAGAGGCCCCATCTGGGGCGCTTGCACATCACGcgaaaggagaaggagaaggagctggTGGCCGTGGACACGGAGTCATTGCCCGTTTCTCTGGATGTTGCAGCTGGCGTGG CTGCCCAGAGCATAACTACATTCCGGCCATCGGTTCTGGAGCCGAGCGGGGACTGCCTGCCATGCATCGCTGTCGCCGCCACGGACAACCACCCAGCAATGTGCGGGGGGAGGCCGTGCGGCATCTATCGCATCTCATGGCTGTACTGGATGGACGCCCAGGGGACTAGTGACCCGGACAGCGCACTTACGCAGG ACTACGAGGAATGCGTGCCAGTTGCCAGCTGCGCCGAGGGGCTTGTGCGGAGCTATGTGAAGCGGTTCGGCTATGACTGCGATGGAGACGGGCTGATTGGGTGTCGGGATCACGTAATGTTGCACCTGAACGGACCCACGGGCTGCCGCATGGGAAAGCCCCTAGCCGCTCTGGCCGAGCGACGAATGAATAAGTGTTTCACCCAAAAAAACATTCAGTAG
- the LOC4813473 gene encoding GTP-binding protein Rhes — MYRCKNWFCARSNNNNYVDVALSEPGTLPAPSSATSTGTTTANSFGIGNARNNNNSSSGSGSGSGRIKSNQQTNATAAPNRATPTADEASSPQAGAGAGAGAAAGAGPGAAHVVTFLDDTASGSNGTVTSSRIVTTAELHQAHMLEHHSNLDAIEQADDFIYGPGAGLSLCDDSLPSAKNCYRLVMLGSSRAGKSSIVARFLGNRFEEAYTPTIEEFHRKLYRIRNEVFQLDILDTSGYHPFPAMRRLSFLTGDLFILVFSMDSRESFEEVVRLRENILETKWAALNPGSGFKKKSLPKIPMILAGNKCDRDFKTVQLDEVMGYIAGQDNCCTFVECSARQNYRIDDLFYALFMVSNLPLEMTPNHHRRLVSVFGAPSPLPPHGSAVGGTKKNALSIKRRFSDACGVVTPNARRPSIRTDLNLMRSKTMALNEGETVRTTSRWNRCALM; from the exons ATGTATCGCTGCAAAAATTGGTTTTGTGcgcgcagcaacaacaacaactacgtGGATGTTGCACTAAGCGAGCCGGGAACATTACCAGCACCCTCATCAGCCACGAGCACGGGCACAACTACGGCCAATAGCTTTGGCATCGGCAACGCacgcaacaataacaacagcagcagtggcagcggcagcggcagtggcaggatCAAAAGCAATCAACAGACAAACGCCACCGCAGCACCAAACAGGGCCACACCCACCGCCGATGAGGCATCTTCACCACaggccggagccggagctggagctggagctgcagccgGAGCCGGACCCGGAGCTGCTCATGTGGTCACCTTTCTGGATGATACGGCAAGCGGCAGTAACGGAACCGTAACCAGCAGCCGTATAGTGACCACGGCCGAACTACACCAGGCCCACATGCTGGAGCATCACTCCAACTTGGATGCCATCGAGCAGGCGGATGATTTCATCTACGGTCCCGGTGCGGGCCTATCTCTGTGCGATGATAGCCTCCCCTCAGCCAAGAACTGCTACCGACTGGTCATGCTTGG CTCATCACGCGCCGGCAAGTCATCGATTGTGGCACGTTTCCTGGGCAATCGGTTCGAGGAGGCATACACGCCGACCATCGAGGAGTTCCATCGCAAATTGTATCGCATACGAAACGAGGTCTTTCAATTGGACATTTTGGATACTTCTGGCTATCACCCGTTTCCCGCAATGCGTCGTTTGTCATTTCTAACTG GAGATCTCTTCATACTTGTCTTCAGCATGGACAGCCGCGAGTCCTTCGAGGAGGTTGTGCGGCTTCGCGAGAACATCCTAGAGACCAAATGGGCGGCCCTCAACCCCGGGTCGGGCTTCAAGAAGAAGAGTCTACCGAAGATACCCATGATACTGGCGGGCAACAAGTGTGATCGGGATTTCAA AACCGTGCAGCTGGACGAGGTGATGGGCTACATCGCTGGCCAGGACAACTGCTGCACCTTCGTGGAGTGCTCGGCGCGCCAGAACTATCGCATCGACGACCTTTTCTATGCGCTGTTCATGGTTTCGAACCTGCCGCTGGAGATGACCCCGAACCACCATCGACGCCTGGTGTCCGTCTTCGGAGCACCctcgccgctgccgccgcacGGATCGGCTGTGGGCGGGACCAAGAAGAATGCCCTCTCGATCAAGCGGCGCTTCAGTGACGCCTGCGGCGTGGTCACGCCCAACGCCCGCCGGCCCAGCATCCGCACGGACCTGAATTTGATGCGGTCCAAGACGATGGCCCTCAACGAGGGCGAGACCGTGCGCACCACCTCCCGCTGGAACCGCTGCGCTCTGATGTAG